From a single Rutidosis leptorrhynchoides isolate AG116_Rl617_1_P2 chromosome 5, CSIRO_AGI_Rlap_v1, whole genome shotgun sequence genomic region:
- the LOC139848033 gene encoding replication factor C subunit 3, whose amino-acid sequence MADVMEIDDDTPSQQPNINKGKAVATPPPPHTKTTPWVEKFRPQSLADVAAHRDIIDTIDRLTSENKMPHLLLYGPPGTGKTSTILAVARKLFGVQMHNMVLELNASDERGIDVVRQQIQDFASTQSFSFGAKASVKLVLLDEADAMTKDAQFALRRVIERYTKSTRFALICNNVNKIIPALQSRCTRFRFAPLDAVHVNERLKHVITSEGLDVTEDGLAALVRLSNGDMRKALNILQSTHMASKQITEEAVYLCTGNPLPKDIEQISYWLLNEPFSFSFQKISNMKATKGLALVDIVREVTMFVFRIKMPSDVRVQLINDLADIEYRLTFGCNDKLQLGSVISTFTRARSALVAAAK is encoded by the exons ATGGCGGATGTGATGGAAATCGATGATGATACACCATCTCAACAACCCAACATCAACAAAGGCAAAGCCGTAGCCACTCCGCCACCACCGCACACTAAAACCACTCCATGGGTCGAAAAGTTCCGCCCTCAATCTCTCGCCGATGTCGCCGCTCACCGAGACATCATCGATACAA TTGATAGGCTTACTAGTGAAAACAAAATGCCTCATTTGTTACTTTATGGACCGCCTGGGACCGGTAAAACGTCTACGATTCTTGCTGTTGCTAGAAAGCTTTTTGGGGTGCAAATGCATAATATGGTTTTGGAACTTAATGCTTCTGATGAACGTGGGATTGATGTTGTTAGACAGCAGATTCAGGATTTTGCTAGTACTCAAAGCTTTTCTTTTGG TGCAAAAGCTTCGGTGAAACTGGTTCTTTTGGATGAGGCAGATGCTATGACAAAAGACGCTCAATTTGCTCTTCGTCGAG TGATTGAGAGATACACGAAAAGTACTAGGTTTGCACTTATTTGTAACAATGTGAATAAGATTATTCCAGCGTTGCAATCGCGATGCACTAGGTTTCGATTTGCTCCTCTGGATGCTGTTCATGTTAATGAGCGTCTGAAACATGTTATTACTTCCGAAGG GCTTGATGTGACTGAAGATGGATTAGCAGCTCTTGTAAGGCTTAGCAATGGTGATATGAGGAAGGCTTTGAACATTTTGCAG TCAACTCATATGGCATCTAAGCAGATAACCGAAGAAGCCGTCTACCTCTGCACTGGCAATCCATTGCCTAAAGACATTGAACAGATATCGTACTGGCTACTGAACGAGCCATTTTCTTTCAGCTTTCAAA AAATATCCAATATGAAGGCAACAAAAGGGTTGGCTTTAGTGGACATTGTAAGAGAAGTAACTAT GTTTGTTTTTAGAATCAAGATGCCTTCAGATGTTAGAGTCCAGCTCATCAATGACTTGGCTGATATTGA GTACAGGTTGACGTTCGGGTGCAATGACAAGTTACAGTTGGGATCAGTGATTTCTACTTTTACCCGAGCCAGATCCGCGCTTGTTGCTGCTGCAAAATAG
- the LOC139846836 gene encoding katanin p80 WD40 repeat-containing subunit B1 homolog KTN80.3-like has product MATTKRAYKLQEFVAHTSSVNCLKIGRKSSRVLVTGGEDHKVNLWAIGKPNAILSLSGHSSGIDSVSFDSSEVMVAAGAASGTIKLWDLEEAKIVRTLTGHRSNCISLDFHPFGEFFASGSLDTNLKIWDIRRKGCIHTYKGHTRGVNVIRFTPDGRWVVSGGEDNSVKLWDLTAGKLLHDFKFHEGQVQCIDFHPNEFLMATGSADKTVKFWDLETLELIGSAGPETSGVRCMTFNPDGRTLLCGLHESLKVYSWEPIRTHDAVDVGWSKLSDLNMHEGKLLGCSYNQSCVGVWVVDISRIEPYNVSKINGRQEQISNSSGNLSALTENSTKPSLGSLPVSQNSDPIVKDTKSLARLSVNQNSEPTNKDSKTLSSTGKLPAISQKMYPNVVQKISPTASVSVPSALAASKRNATKSQPTQIMSTFNRLDVAPVVVPRNNLDLKREGVSGRVTPTMVLSKSPDSRKFLNIKDEADKSLSSVNNVSDVESSRVAERNAFTSTKGLAFEIPAKETSFEENKLQQNLVTESGSNYQTEIYEGRLPRSNRETFSMERKPRGRTRPLVSTWNRKEKSCHDTLPSRSFSDSNSVVNQLPNTVSLQKQLSESSIKEAEPVTEENVVADIMGRHDQFVSSMQSRLAKLQMVHRCWDKNDIKGAINAMLRMSDHSVTADIVSLLTAKIDTITLDICSCLLPLLASLLDSDIDRHGVLSLELLLKLVRVFGSVIYSSLQASSPVGVDIEAEQRLERCNLCYLELEKIKRSLPILTRRGGTVAKSAHELTLALQEVS; this is encoded by the exons ATGGCAACCACAAAGCGTGCTTATAAGCTAC AGGAATTTGTAGCTCATACTTCAAGTGTAAATTGTTTAAAGATTGGGAGGAAATCATCAAGGGTTCTTGTTACTGGTGGAGAAGATCATAAAGTTAACCTATGGGCTATTGGCAAGCCAAATGCTATCCTG AGTTTATCTGGACATTCAAGTGGAATTGATTCTGTCAGTTTCGATTCGTCTGAAGTGATGGTAGCTGCAGGAGCTGCAAGTGGTACAATTAAGTTGTGGGACTTAGAAGAAGCAAAGA TTGTTCGCACTCTTACCGGTCATCGATCCAATTGTATATCGTTGGATTTTCATCCGTTTGGGGAGTTTTTTGCTTCTGGATCATTGGACACAAATTTAAAGATATGGGATATCAGACGAAAAGGGTGTATACATACGTATAAAGGTCATACACGAGGGGTCAATGTGATAAGATTTACACCAGATGGTCGTTGGGTAGTGTCTGGTGGAGAAGACAACAGTGTGAAG CTGTGGGATTTAACTGCAGGAAAGCTTTTACATGATTTCAAGTTTCACGAAGGCCAGGTCCAATGCATAGATTTTCATCCGAATGAGTTCTTGATGGCTACAG GCTCTGCTGATAAAACCGTTAAGTTCTGGGACCTAGAAACTTTGGAACTCATAGGTTCTGCTGGCCCAGAG ACTAGTGGAGTACGTTGTATGACATTCAATCCTGATGGGAGAACCCTTCTATGTGGTTTGCATGAGAGTCTAAAG GTGTACTCATGGGAACCAATTAGAACCCATGATGCAGTGGATGTGGGATGGTCAAAATTGTCCGATCTCAATATGCATGAAGGGAAGCTTCTCGGTTGTTCTTACAATCAAAGCTGTGTAGGAGTTTGGGTTGTAGATATCTCG AGAATTGAACCATATAATGTCTCCAAGATAAATGGCCGCCAAGAACAGATATCTAACTCAAGTGGAAATCTCTCAGCATTGACCGAAAATTCCACAAAACCAAGTTTGGGTAGCCTGCCGGTTTCACAAAATTCAGATCCAATTGTGAAGGACACAAAATCGTTAGCAAGGCTTTCGGTTAATCAAAACTCAGAACCGACCAATAAGGATTCAAAAACCTTATCAT CCACGGGAAAATTGCCTGCTATCTCTCAAAAGATGTATCCTAACGTTGTCCAAAAGATCAGTCCCACTGCTTCAGTTTCAGTTCCGAGTGCACTAGCAGCTTCAAAACGAAATGCTACAAAAAGTCAACCGACACAAATTATGTCAACTTTCAACCGGTTAGATGTTGCTCCTGTAGTTGTACCCAGAAACAATCTTGATTTAAAACGAGAAGGTGTTTCTGGGCGAGTAACACCAACAATGGTTCTGTCAAAATCACCCGATTCTCGCAAGTTCTTGAATATAAAGGATGAAGCAGATAAGTCACTCTCTTCTGTGAATAATGTAAGTGACGTTGAATCTAGTCGAGTTGCTGAACGAAATGCGTTTACTTCTACAAAAGGCTTGGCATTTGAAATTCCAGCTAAGGAGACAAGTTTTGAAGAAAACAAATTGCAGCAGAATTTAGTGACTGAGTCGGGGTCAAACTACCAAACTGAAATTT ATGAAGGACGTCTACCACGGTCAAATAGAGAAACTTTCTCTATGGAACGTAAACCAAGAG GAAGAACACGTCCACTTGTTTCTACTTGGAACAGGAAAGAAAAGTCTTGTCATGACACTCTTCCTTCTAGAAGCTTCTCAGATAGTAACTCGGTTGTCAACCAGTTACCGAATACTGTG TCACTGCAGAAACAGTTATCCGAATCTTCCATCAAGGAAGCAGAGCCTGTCACAGAGGAAAATGTTGTTGCAGACATAATGGGACGGCATGATCAGTTTGTATCCTCAATGCAATCTCGTTTGGCCAAGTTACAg ATGGTCCATAGATGCTGGGACAAGAATGATATAAAAGGAGCAATTAATGCAATGTTGAGAATGTCTGACCATTCC GTGACTGCTGATATAGTGAGCCTTTTGACAGCAAAAATCGATACCATCACGTTGGATATTTGTTCTTGTTTACTGCCTCTTCTTGCCAGCCTCCTGGACAGTGACATCGATAG GCATGGAGTATTATCATTAGAGTTATTGCTAAAGTTGGTGCGGGTATTTGGTTCAGTTATATACTCATCTTTACAAGCATCATCCCCTGTTGGTGTTGATATTGAAGCAGAGCAAAG GCTCGAGCGGTGTAATCTCTGCTATCTGGAACTTGAAAAGATCAAACGTTCGTTACCGATCCTAACCAG ACGGGGCGGGACAGTTGCCAAATCAGCACACGAGTTAACTCTTGCACTACAAGAAGTCTCATAA
- the LOC139847781 gene encoding superoxide dismutase [Fe] 3, chloroplastic-like has product MSWSCSNYLSFNSYTLASQYKGHELYKSTNNIACNELKSSSFKLDKGQRRKNLGVKKSNNICAYYSPSYKFDALEPYMSQRTLEVHWGEHHRGYVESLNKYLAKDDILYGYTLDELIRVTYNNGNPLPEFNVAAQVWNHNFFWDSMQPGGGNLPILGLLDQIEKDFGSFSNFREEFIETALTLFGSGWVWLVLKRNEKRLAIVTTTNAITPLVWDDIPLLSLDMWEHAYYLDYKNDKARYANVYMDHLVSWNAALGRMARAQAFVNLGEPKIPVA; this is encoded by the exons ATGAGCTGGTCCTGTAGTAATTATCTTAGCTTTAACAGCTACACGTTGGCTTCTCAG TATAAAGGTCATGAATTATATAAGTCAACAAACAATATTGCTTGTAACGAATTGAAGTCTTCATCTTTTAAGCTG GATAAAGGTCAAAGAAGAAAAAATCTTGGAGTGAAGAAGTCGAACAATATATGTGCTTATTATAGTCCATCTTATAAGTTT GATGCTTTAGAGCCTTATATGAGCCAGAGAACTTTGGAGGTGCACTGGGGCGAGCATCATCGTGGTTATGTTGAAAGTTTGAACAAGTATTTAGCTAAAGATGATATATTGTACGGATACACATTGGATGAGTTGATCAGGGTGACATATAACAATGGAAATCCATTGCCAGAAtttaatgttgctgctcag GTCTGGAATCATAATTTCTTCTGGGATTCGATGCAACCAGGAGGTGGTAACTTACCGATATTGGGTCTACTTGATCAAATTGAGAAGGATTTTGGCTCCTTCTCGAATTTCAGAGAAGAGTTCATCGAAACTGCCCTCACATTATTCGGCTCTGGCTGGGTTTGGCTCGTTT TAAAACGGAATGAGAAGCGACTTGCGATAGTTACAACTACGAATGCTATAACCCCACTTGTATGGGATGATATT CCTCTTCTTAGTTTGGATATGTGGGAG CATGCTTATTATTTGGACTACAAG AACGATAAAGCTCGATATGCTAACGTTTACATGGACCATCTTGTGTCATGGAATGCGGCTTTGGGTCGCATGGCTCGTGCGCAGGCCTTTGTAAATTTAGGAGAACCCAAGATTCCAGTAGCCTAA